In one Hypanus sabinus isolate sHypSab1 chromosome 11, sHypSab1.hap1, whole genome shotgun sequence genomic region, the following are encoded:
- the erh gene encoding enhancer of rudimentary homolog, with product MSHTILLVQPTKRPEGRTYADYESVNECMEGVCKMFEEHLKRMNPNSPSITYDISQLFDFIDDLADLSCLVYRADTQTYQPYNKDWLKEKIYILLRRQAQQAGK from the exons ATG TCACACACCATCCTGCTGGTGCAGCCCACGAAACGACCAGAGGGCAGGACGTATGCCGACTATGAATCTGTCAATGAGTGTATGGAAG GTGTCTGTAAAATGTTTGAAGAGCATCTGAAACGGATGAACCCCAACAGCCCCTCTATCACATACGACATCAGCCAACTCTTTGATTTCATTGACGACCTTGCTGACCTGAGCTGTCTCGT TTATCGAGCAGACACACAGACATACCAGCCATACAATAAGGACTGGCTGAAGGAGAAGATCTACATTCTGCTTCGCCGGCAGGCACAGCAGGCGGGGAAATAA